Proteins co-encoded in one Spirosoma endbachense genomic window:
- a CDS encoding GDSL-type esterase/lipase family protein, whose amino-acid sequence MKKATISYLFVLQLYVNSVAVAQQAILSEKRLSIFTLGDSNGTFPYSWPQQLRQALPNAHVYNISKSGRTVGFLNLGDSTLNSLMVIDQNLKKASESTGSSPYDFIVIELGTNDAKAVFADRQQEVPANLEKLIRSIQNCPYAALKKAKIVIVSPPPYGTKAEATEKYAGGGQRVKAMGESFKQVAQRNDCFFVSGFAIPGLDIETMTADGLHLDANGSRKLIEPIVSLLLN is encoded by the coding sequence ATGAAAAAAGCAACCATCAGCTATTTGTTTGTTTTGCAACTGTATGTCAATAGTGTAGCTGTTGCTCAACAGGCTATTCTCTCCGAAAAGCGACTCAGCATTTTTACCCTTGGCGACAGCAATGGCACATTCCCCTATAGCTGGCCACAGCAGCTGAGGCAAGCACTTCCGAATGCCCATGTCTATAATATCAGTAAGTCGGGCCGAACCGTCGGATTTTTGAATCTGGGAGATAGCACCCTCAATTCACTCATGGTCATCGATCAGAACCTAAAAAAAGCATCCGAATCGACCGGAAGCAGCCCCTATGATTTCATTGTCATCGAACTGGGTACCAACGATGCCAAGGCGGTTTTTGCGGACCGTCAGCAGGAAGTGCCCGCCAATCTGGAAAAACTCATTCGCAGCATTCAGAACTGCCCGTACGCAGCTCTGAAAAAGGCAAAAATTGTCATCGTTTCGCCACCACCCTACGGAACCAAGGCGGAGGCTACCGAAAAATATGCAGGCGGTGGGCAACGGGTGAAAGCGATGGGCGAATCATTTAAACAAGTCGCTCAACGGAATGACTGTTTTTTTGTCAGCGGCTTTGCTATACCCGGTCTGGACATTGAAACCATGACGGCCGACGGTTTGCATCTCGATGCCAACGGTTCCCGAAAACTGATCGAACCCATCGTTAGCTTACTCTTGAACTAA
- a CDS encoding RNA polymerase sigma factor, which translates to MTEQDTILWHSFREGDRQAFEALLHKYYRPLFDYGAKFLKDRDLLKDCVHDLFVNLWERRLFLGDVTNLKVYLFVALRNLIFQQRQKNTIWTELPPEWDEEQAEASSHAEKRIIDDEVDQQQLSQLQKTIGRLSKRQQEVLHLKFYENLSNEQIAQVLDISRPAATNLLSQALKSFREQWGLLFVFVYVFIRLFIIS; encoded by the coding sequence GTGACCGAACAGGACACAATTTTATGGCATTCGTTTCGGGAAGGTGACCGACAGGCCTTCGAGGCTTTGTTGCATAAATATTATAGACCTTTATTCGATTATGGGGCTAAGTTCTTGAAAGATAGAGATCTATTGAAAGACTGTGTTCACGATCTATTTGTTAATCTTTGGGAGCGCCGGCTATTTTTAGGCGATGTGACCAACCTCAAAGTTTATCTGTTTGTGGCGCTTCGCAATCTCATTTTTCAGCAGCGGCAAAAAAATACAATCTGGACTGAACTCCCTCCCGAATGGGATGAAGAGCAGGCCGAAGCCAGTAGCCATGCCGAAAAGCGGATTATCGACGACGAAGTTGATCAGCAGCAATTATCCCAACTCCAAAAAACAATTGGTCGACTCTCGAAGCGTCAGCAGGAGGTTCTTCATCTGAAATTCTATGAAAACCTGTCAAATGAGCAAATCGCACAGGTCCTTGACATTTCCCGACCAGCCGCTACCAACCTCTTGTCGCAGGCGTTAAAATCATTCCGGGAACAGTGGGGTTTGCTCTTTGTCTTCGTATACGTTTTTATTCGACTTTTTATAATTAGCTAA
- a CDS encoding alpha/beta hydrolase family protein, translating to MKTFIRAFVLIIIWLQCAVSIAQTQPATESYIKFDDTRSTTWPSDVELVGIQSSADSQIQKAYFYKTRSARPQPLIISLHTWSGDYQQKDDLAPLCKQRDLNYIHPDFRGANKTASACCSELALTDIDDAITFARQHANVDTSKIYVIGVSGGGYATLSTFMKSKHPIRKFSAWASISDLEAWYRESTIRKAKYATDILACTDSRESLNLESARLRSPLYMKTPVNRMKQAKLFIYAGVYDGIQGSVPITHSINFYNKLLKDLSVTDRSKYVSDQEKLTLLEFRQPLGKLGQIADRPICLKKEVGNVRLTIFEGAHEMLTDYALNELLNE from the coding sequence ATGAAGACTTTTATTCGCGCGTTCGTGTTGATTATCATTTGGTTACAGTGTGCTGTTTCCATTGCGCAAACTCAGCCTGCCACTGAGTCATATATCAAGTTCGATGATACGCGTAGTACGACCTGGCCGTCGGATGTTGAATTAGTCGGTATTCAGTCCAGTGCGGATAGTCAGATTCAAAAAGCCTATTTCTATAAAACACGGTCGGCCAGGCCTCAACCGCTGATCATCTCCTTACACACCTGGAGCGGAGATTATCAGCAAAAGGATGATCTGGCCCCCCTTTGTAAGCAGCGGGATTTAAATTATATCCATCCGGATTTTCGCGGAGCCAACAAGACGGCGAGTGCCTGTTGCAGCGAATTGGCCTTAACCGACATTGACGATGCGATCACGTTTGCCCGCCAACATGCCAATGTAGATACCAGCAAAATCTACGTGATCGGTGTCAGTGGTGGCGGATATGCTACGTTGAGTACCTTCATGAAATCGAAACATCCGATCCGAAAATTTTCGGCATGGGCTTCCATTTCGGATCTGGAAGCCTGGTATCGGGAAAGTACGATTAGGAAGGCTAAATACGCAACGGATATTTTGGCCTGCACGGATTCCAGAGAAAGCCTGAATCTGGAAAGTGCCCGACTGAGATCACCGCTCTATATGAAAACGCCGGTGAACAGAATGAAACAGGCGAAGCTGTTCATTTACGCAGGGGTATATGACGGTATACAGGGCAGTGTACCAATTACGCACTCGATTAATTTCTACAACAAGCTACTGAAGGACTTGTCGGTAACCGATCGATCTAAGTACGTGTCCGACCAGGAGAAGCTGACGTTGCTTGAATTTCGCCAGCCATTAGGTAAGCTCGGCCAGATCGCTGACCGACCGATCTGCCTGAAAAAAGAAGTCGGCAACGTGAGACTAACTATTTTCGAAGGGGCTCATGAAATGCTGACAGACTATGCACTGAATGAACTCCTGAACGAGTAA
- a CDS encoding FecR family protein, giving the protein MKQYKDYEVEDFLLDDEFAQWVRDGSAITGTRWDELLTTYPEKKADLEEARAYLVQVQTGSSLSDTELTQEIQRILASTTPVVEVPVRYLNSRATWWQVAAAVVLLAGVSWGIWQGLKPTPTYAYEQVIESSNLPLTEVNNSQNKAQPVTLPDGSRITLAGHSRLSYARDMTKRSEREVFLTGEAFFEVTKNPRQPFLVYADGLTTRVVGTSFTIRTGSKQVSVLVRTGRVAVYPMHESGSAQHSESHLMLTPNQQATYLTEANQLTPTIVADPHALQSESQPVSFNFDNTPISEVFARLEKAYGLTIQYDKVTMQNCQLTVPLRDEPFFTKLNIICQTIGASYKVDGTQITISSEGCK; this is encoded by the coding sequence ATGAAGCAATATAAGGATTATGAGGTCGAAGATTTCCTGCTCGATGATGAGTTTGCCCAATGGGTTCGGGATGGATCAGCGATCACTGGAACGCGATGGGATGAACTCCTGACGACCTACCCGGAAAAGAAGGCTGATCTGGAAGAAGCACGTGCCTATTTAGTACAGGTGCAAACGGGGTCGAGTTTATCCGACACTGAACTTACGCAGGAGATTCAACGGATTTTAGCCAGTACAACTCCAGTTGTGGAAGTACCGGTACGATACTTAAACAGCCGGGCAACCTGGTGGCAGGTGGCTGCTGCGGTAGTACTGCTGGCAGGCGTTAGCTGGGGTATCTGGCAAGGTCTGAAACCGACTCCAACCTACGCCTACGAACAGGTTATTGAATCGTCCAATCTACCTTTAACGGAAGTTAACAATTCGCAAAATAAAGCGCAGCCAGTAACCTTGCCCGATGGCAGTCGGATTACGCTGGCAGGCCACAGCCGATTAAGTTATGCCCGTGATATGACAAAGCGGTCAGAACGGGAAGTCTTTCTAACGGGCGAAGCCTTCTTTGAGGTGACCAAAAATCCCCGGCAGCCGTTTCTAGTATACGCCGATGGATTAACAACGCGCGTCGTTGGTACAAGCTTCACCATCCGGACCGGGAGCAAACAGGTATCGGTATTGGTACGTACCGGGCGCGTGGCCGTCTACCCAATGCATGAATCAGGTTCTGCTCAACATTCGGAAAGCCACCTGATGCTTACTCCCAATCAGCAGGCAACCTATCTTACTGAAGCCAATCAACTGACTCCGACTATCGTTGCCGATCCGCATGCCTTACAGTCTGAGAGCCAGCCGGTCAGCTTTAACTTCGACAACACACCCATATCGGAGGTATTTGCCCGGCTGGAAAAGGCGTATGGTTTGACGATTCAGTATGACAAGGTGACGATGCAAAACTGCCAATTAACGGTTCCACTGCGGGATGAGCCTTTTTTTACCAAGCTGAACATCATCTGCCAAACCATTGGCGCCAGCTATAAAGTGGACGGTACCCAGATCACCATTTCCAGTGAAGGTTGTAAATAG
- a CDS encoding RagB/SusD family nutrient uptake outer membrane protein, with the protein MKKIYSILTVLLTVSLVSCSDFLKEENLSGITAENYYVDAAGYESLVNSCYASLRDIYESDPKMFEWGTDITTRGEIEPVSGTVGDRVIRATQLNEYNTLSSDNSGSDEFFTMIYAGIQRCNTAINKGNTIPGLSESQKNKRIGEVRTIRAFYYYLLVENYGGIPIVQEEINTAITHFVPNTETEVYEFILADLNAAVASVDVTTTDFGRVTQGVVKHLLSLIYLTKGYKTFGTSTDFTKSAQYAEEVISGANYTLLPAFTDVFRADNQKNKEIIFSVQYDATSLRNKTIGNGQNNFLGWRIFREPGFYDGETTLYNRRTSDFMPTQFLYTLYDTRKDARYDGTFLSQFYAVQDAKLGTATVKKGDLRFYFPKPDQAFTAQDSIALKTANPNVEIIRFNRWKQDFNGIGGALKFPMVNKFFDPAAQPPGNNEHDYRNTRDIILFRLAETYLLAAEAYFKGGQVDKAAEKLNVVRKRATLPGQSLVVTANDVTLDFILDERARELEGEYKRWLDLKRAHKLNRAFEQNILTKMANPAGVMDKYYLRPIPQTVRDRDTGGYPQNPGY; encoded by the coding sequence ATGAAAAAAATATATTCCATACTAACTGTACTCCTCACCGTAAGCCTGGTTTCCTGCAGTGATTTTCTGAAAGAGGAAAATTTGAGCGGCATTACAGCGGAGAACTACTATGTTGATGCCGCTGGCTACGAATCGCTGGTGAACTCCTGCTATGCCTCGTTGCGCGATATTTATGAAAGTGACCCTAAAATGTTTGAATGGGGAACCGACATCACCACGCGGGGCGAAATCGAGCCGGTCAGCGGTACGGTAGGCGACCGGGTCATTCGGGCTACCCAGCTCAATGAATACAATACCTTATCTTCCGATAACTCAGGTAGTGATGAATTCTTTACGATGATTTATGCGGGAATTCAACGCTGTAATACAGCTATCAATAAAGGAAATACCATTCCCGGACTTTCCGAAAGTCAGAAGAACAAGCGCATTGGCGAGGTTCGTACCATACGGGCATTTTACTATTATCTATTGGTCGAAAACTATGGTGGTATTCCCATCGTTCAGGAGGAAATCAATACGGCGATAACCCACTTCGTGCCCAATACTGAAACCGAGGTCTATGAGTTTATCCTGGCCGACCTGAATGCTGCGGTAGCAAGCGTGGATGTTACGACCACCGATTTTGGCCGCGTAACCCAGGGCGTCGTTAAACATTTATTGTCGCTGATTTACCTGACCAAAGGCTATAAAACGTTCGGAACCAGTACCGATTTTACCAAATCAGCCCAGTACGCGGAGGAGGTGATCAGCGGGGCGAATTATACCCTGCTTCCTGCCTTTACCGATGTTTTCCGCGCAGACAATCAAAAAAATAAGGAGATTATCTTCTCGGTCCAATACGATGCCACCAGCCTGCGCAATAAAACGATTGGCAATGGTCAGAACAATTTTCTGGGGTGGCGGATTTTCCGGGAACCGGGGTTCTACGATGGCGAAACGACCCTGTATAACCGTCGTACCTCTGATTTTATGCCGACCCAGTTTCTCTACACCCTCTATGATACCAGAAAAGATGCCCGTTACGATGGGACGTTCTTAAGCCAGTTTTATGCTGTTCAGGATGCCAAACTAGGTACGGCTACAGTGAAGAAAGGGGATTTACGCTTCTATTTTCCAAAGCCCGATCAGGCGTTTACTGCCCAGGATTCGATTGCGTTGAAGACGGCCAATCCCAACGTTGAGATCATTCGGTTCAACCGATGGAAACAGGATTTCAACGGAATTGGCGGGGCGCTGAAATTCCCTATGGTCAATAAGTTCTTTGATCCGGCGGCTCAGCCCCCCGGCAATAATGAACACGATTATCGCAACACCAGAGATATCATTCTGTTTCGGCTGGCCGAAACGTATCTGCTTGCCGCTGAAGCTTATTTTAAAGGAGGCCAAGTAGATAAAGCGGCTGAAAAACTGAATGTTGTTCGCAAACGGGCCACATTGCCGGGTCAAAGTCTGGTTGTTACAGCCAACGACGTTACGCTCGACTTCATTCTCGATGAGCGCGCCCGAGAACTGGAAGGTGAATACAAACGGTGGCTGGATCTCAAGCGTGCCCATAAACTGAACCGGGCCTTTGAGCAAAATATCCTGACGAAAATGGCAAATCCAGCTGGCGTCATGGACAAGTATTACCTGCGCCCGATTCCGCAAACGGTCAGGGATCGGGATACCGGCGGATATCCCCAAAATCCAGGTTATTAA
- a CDS encoding family 43 glycosylhydrolase, whose product MKTLTSLALILLALTATLSSSAQNPGTYGAIYSGIPWFDDRGQVVSAHGACIVKDNGRFYLFGEAHSDTSNAFAGFTCYSSTDLYNWKFERVALPLQASGKLGPNRVGERVKVMKCPKTREYIMFMHADTLGYTDQFVGYATASAITGPYTFRGPLFFNGLPIRKWDMGTFQDSDGSGYVLIHGGEIYKLSDDYKSVTEQLTKSMTSGFESPAILKKDSLYYFLGSHLTSWERNDNYYYTATSLKGPWINRGTFAPQGTLTWNSQTTFILPITGTKETTYMYMGDRWSFPRQASSATYVWQPLSVSGTSLSLPTYREAWRIDLKTGTTSFAEAGKKVIDNIDKTLIDYQGEWQHTSDTATISSSNVKGTTFSLKFKGRQVGLRGLLRPNGGYAKVTLTNAQGKKLCSALVDMYCKYPVRSLAFLSPVLTKGQYTLTVTVAGEHGTWSDKRRSNYGSIDNFVSLDKILINN is encoded by the coding sequence ATGAAAACGCTCACCTCGCTCGCGTTGATCCTGTTGGCGCTAACGGCTACCTTGAGTTCCAGCGCGCAAAATCCAGGCACTTACGGGGCCATTTATTCCGGTATTCCCTGGTTCGACGATAGAGGCCAGGTTGTCAGTGCACACGGAGCCTGTATCGTGAAAGACAATGGGCGATTTTATCTGTTCGGAGAAGCACACAGCGATACCAGTAACGCGTTCGCAGGCTTTACCTGTTACTCCTCGACTGACCTTTACAACTGGAAATTTGAGCGTGTGGCGTTGCCACTTCAAGCCTCTGGAAAATTAGGTCCTAATCGGGTAGGCGAACGGGTGAAGGTGATGAAATGCCCCAAAACGAGAGAATACATTATGTTTATGCACGCCGACACACTTGGTTATACCGATCAATTTGTGGGATATGCTACGGCAAGCGCTATTACGGGGCCTTATACGTTTCGGGGGCCACTGTTTTTTAATGGCCTGCCCATTCGTAAATGGGATATGGGTACGTTTCAGGACAGCGATGGTTCCGGGTATGTTCTAATTCACGGTGGGGAGATTTATAAACTCAGTGATGATTACAAATCCGTTACGGAACAGCTAACGAAAAGCATGACTTCAGGATTTGAATCACCAGCCATTTTAAAGAAAGACAGCCTCTATTACTTTTTGGGTTCGCACTTAACCAGCTGGGAGCGTAATGATAATTACTACTATACGGCTACCTCGCTGAAAGGCCCCTGGATCAACCGGGGCACCTTCGCTCCACAGGGAACGCTCACCTGGAACTCGCAGACTACGTTTATTTTACCCATCACGGGCACAAAAGAAACGACGTATATGTATATGGGTGACCGATGGTCCTTCCCTCGTCAGGCTTCCTCGGCAACCTACGTCTGGCAGCCACTTTCCGTTTCGGGTACGTCCCTTTCACTGCCAACCTACCGGGAAGCCTGGCGGATTGATCTGAAAACCGGAACAACGTCTTTTGCCGAAGCCGGGAAAAAGGTAATCGATAACATCGATAAAACATTAATTGACTATCAGGGCGAGTGGCAGCACACGTCTGACACGGCAACTATAAGCAGTTCAAACGTCAAGGGGACTACATTCTCCTTGAAATTCAAGGGAAGGCAGGTTGGTTTGCGCGGGTTATTACGACCAAATGGAGGTTATGCGAAGGTAACGCTGACCAATGCCCAGGGGAAAAAACTGTGTTCAGCCTTGGTAGATATGTATTGTAAATATCCGGTCAGATCACTGGCGTTTCTTTCGCCTGTTCTGACTAAAGGACAATATACCCTAACCGTTACGGTGGCAGGAGAACACGGAACCTGGTCGGATAAACGAAGGTCGAACTACGGCAGTATAGATAACTTTGTATCGCTTGATAAAATTTTAATTAATAACTAA
- a CDS encoding SusC/RagA family TonB-linked outer membrane protein, with protein sequence MKKTITKRKRIALLMKISVPLLLVLLLAGMTYGRDGLAQDLLNRSVTVEVEQRELKVVLSQLEKMAKVRFSYVPSLIRDRKVSLTAQNQPLEEVLNKLLRPLHIQYAVSGGYIILNRESNSGTDHPSAGSANANSSDMASMVTAMPEDETISGKVSDEKGQGLPGVSVVVKGTTRGTTTDTDGNFRLAVPSKGTALVFSFVGYLPQEVTVGAQNVIAITMQPDDKTLSEVVVVGYGTQKKADVTGAIASISSTAITQAATPDATGALQGRVPGAVVVKNVGKPGSGYSISIRGTSSIGGSNLPSSNSPLYVIDGIPTTSGLNDLNPADIEKIDILKDASATAIYGSRGAKGVVIVTTKRGKSGKTTLSYDAYVGARVPVHLPNMFTGPEYVAFRTAMFQAQGKDVSRNNTTFFTPEQWANIDAGKFTDWPNLILKNGLQMNHNITASGGDDKTRFAISAGLLQENGNVSPESFKRYSLRGNVDRQINDRWRTGLNLYLVQSLQDLGSSEALRSAYRLPPITNPYDANGNLTFRVYGTNSVTNPVFDQENELRQNRNLRAFGNLYVQFQPTAELTLKSSISPNLSTARSGSYYGPLSKQSLGGSVPTEGIYSNSEQFTWVLDNQATYEGQWGEHKLTATAVQSMQQDRLETSNLDIAGLPYKSLWYNLGSGGTVKGYGTGYTKYTLSSFMGRANYNYKDKYLLTATGRWDGSSRLAEGNQWGFFPSASVAWRVSQEAFMKNITAINDLKFRVSYGVSGNDRVSAYSSQATLAQTYYDFGGTLALGYAPNQLANKDLTWELTKEINLGLDFGLLNNRITGTVDVYNRLIDNILLNRQLPAPSGFSSITDNIGKLRNTGVEIGLSTVNIHAGKFMWKSDFVFDANKNKILELYGGTKDDVGNSLFIGQPVQVNYTYVYDGIWQTSEIDQAAKFNQKPGQIRVKDLDNNGVINANDRQIIGKRVPSWTGSVGNTFRYGNVDLFVQVYTRQGEQFVSSFDATFMNYNADYNQLKVDYWTPTNPSQTWFQPGNPGPYSAVPTYRNVNFVRVGNITLGYNVPANLLKRYKINNLRIYGTATNPFLFTKYEGFDPEWTSTNTYGTAVSSASYLFGINLGF encoded by the coding sequence ATGAAAAAAACGATTACCAAACGCAAACGTATTGCGCTTCTCATGAAAATTAGTGTACCCCTGCTGCTTGTTCTGCTACTGGCTGGAATGACCTACGGCCGGGATGGTTTAGCACAGGATTTACTCAATCGATCCGTTACGGTTGAGGTTGAACAACGGGAGTTGAAAGTTGTGTTAAGCCAACTGGAAAAGATGGCTAAGGTTCGCTTTTCCTACGTTCCTTCGCTTATCCGGGACCGTAAAGTGAGCCTTACTGCTCAAAACCAACCCCTGGAAGAGGTGCTGAACAAACTGCTTCGTCCTTTACACATTCAGTATGCCGTATCGGGCGGGTACATTATCCTGAATCGGGAATCAAATTCAGGAACTGATCACCCGTCTGCTGGCTCAGCAAATGCCAATTCGTCCGATATGGCCTCCATGGTAACGGCCATGCCCGAAGACGAAACTATTTCGGGGAAAGTATCGGATGAGAAAGGGCAGGGGTTACCCGGTGTTAGTGTCGTGGTCAAGGGGACAACTCGGGGGACAACCACCGATACCGATGGCAATTTCCGACTGGCGGTACCATCAAAAGGAACTGCTCTGGTCTTTTCCTTTGTGGGCTACCTACCACAGGAAGTTACGGTTGGGGCGCAGAATGTTATTGCTATTACGATGCAACCCGACGACAAAACCCTCAGTGAAGTGGTCGTCGTAGGGTATGGTACCCAGAAAAAAGCCGATGTAACCGGCGCGATAGCCTCGATCAGTTCAACGGCCATCACCCAGGCGGCTACCCCGGATGCCACCGGTGCTTTGCAGGGCCGGGTGCCTGGAGCAGTAGTTGTCAAAAACGTCGGTAAACCCGGCAGTGGTTATAGTATTAGTATTCGGGGGACCAGTTCCATCGGCGGCTCAAATTTACCCTCATCTAATTCTCCTTTGTATGTCATCGATGGGATACCTACTACCTCGGGCCTGAATGACCTTAATCCGGCCGATATTGAAAAAATAGACATCCTGAAGGATGCCTCGGCGACCGCCATTTATGGTTCCAGGGGGGCAAAAGGGGTGGTGATCGTAACGACCAAGCGGGGTAAATCGGGCAAAACGACCCTCTCCTACGACGCCTACGTGGGTGCACGGGTCCCCGTCCATTTACCGAATATGTTTACTGGACCGGAGTATGTTGCCTTTCGTACGGCTATGTTCCAGGCTCAGGGCAAGGATGTCTCGCGGAACAATACCACGTTTTTCACGCCTGAACAGTGGGCAAACATTGACGCTGGTAAGTTTACTGACTGGCCAAACCTGATTCTGAAAAATGGTTTGCAGATGAACCATAATATAACGGCCAGTGGAGGGGATGACAAGACCCGTTTTGCAATTAGTGCCGGCTTATTGCAGGAAAATGGCAATGTTTCACCCGAAAGCTTTAAACGCTACAGCCTTCGTGGCAATGTGGACCGGCAAATCAACGACCGTTGGCGTACGGGATTGAATCTTTATCTGGTACAAAGCTTACAGGATCTGGGTAGTTCGGAAGCCTTGCGGTCAGCCTACCGGTTACCCCCAATAACCAATCCCTACGATGCCAATGGCAACCTGACGTTTCGCGTTTACGGTACTAACTCGGTTACCAATCCGGTTTTTGACCAGGAAAACGAGCTCCGTCAAAACCGAAATTTGCGGGCGTTTGGTAATCTGTATGTACAGTTCCAGCCAACAGCTGAGTTGACCCTGAAATCTAGTATTTCACCCAACCTGTCCACCGCTCGCTCGGGGTCCTACTACGGTCCCTTAAGTAAGCAGAGTCTTGGGGGTTCCGTGCCAACTGAGGGCATTTATTCCAATAGCGAACAATTTACCTGGGTGTTGGATAACCAGGCCACGTACGAAGGTCAATGGGGAGAGCATAAGCTTACTGCTACAGCCGTGCAAAGTATGCAGCAGGATCGGCTTGAAACCAGTAACCTGGATATTGCCGGTCTTCCTTATAAATCACTGTGGTACAACCTGGGCTCGGGCGGTACGGTGAAAGGCTATGGCACGGGCTATACCAAGTATACACTCTCTTCATTCATGGGCCGTGCCAATTATAATTACAAAGATAAGTATCTGCTAACTGCTACGGGCCGTTGGGATGGCTCGTCACGACTGGCGGAAGGTAACCAATGGGGCTTTTTTCCGTCGGCTTCAGTAGCCTGGCGTGTGTCGCAGGAAGCGTTCATGAAGAATATAACGGCCATCAACGACCTTAAATTCAGGGTCAGTTACGGCGTTAGCGGGAATGACCGTGTATCCGCTTATTCTTCGCAGGCCACCCTCGCCCAAACGTATTACGATTTTGGCGGAACCCTCGCTCTCGGCTATGCGCCTAATCAGCTGGCCAATAAGGATTTAACCTGGGAGCTAACGAAAGAAATCAACCTGGGGCTCGATTTTGGGTTGCTCAATAATCGCATCACGGGTACTGTAGACGTGTATAACCGGTTGATTGACAATATTCTGTTAAACCGTCAGTTACCAGCCCCATCCGGATTTAGCTCCATCACGGATAACATCGGTAAACTACGCAATACGGGGGTCGAAATTGGTTTGAGTACGGTCAATATTCACGCTGGAAAATTCATGTGGAAAAGCGATTTTGTCTTTGATGCCAATAAAAATAAGATTCTTGAGCTCTATGGCGGCACCAAAGACGATGTCGGTAACAGCCTGTTCATCGGTCAGCCCGTTCAGGTGAATTATACCTATGTGTACGATGGCATCTGGCAAACCAGTGAAATTGATCAGGCTGCCAAATTCAATCAAAAACCGGGACAAATCCGCGTCAAAGATTTGGACAACAACGGCGTCATCAATGCCAATGATCGGCAGATTATCGGTAAACGGGTTCCCAGTTGGACGGGATCGGTTGGCAATACGTTCCGCTACGGCAATGTAGACCTGTTTGTCCAGGTGTATACCCGTCAGGGGGAGCAATTTGTCAGTAGTTTCGACGCCACCTTTATGAATTATAATGCGGACTATAATCAGCTCAAAGTCGATTACTGGACGCCAACGAATCCCTCACAAACCTGGTTTCAGCCCGGTAATCCTGGGCCTTACTCCGCTGTGCCGACATACCGGAATGTCAATTTCGTCCGGGTAGGCAACATTACACTGGGGTACAACGTGCCAGCCAATCTGCTTAAGCGATACAAAATCAATAACTTACGCATTTACGGAACGGCTACCAACCCGTTTCTATTCACCAAGTACGAGGGATTCGACCCCGAGTGGACCAGCACCAATACCTATGGAACAGCCGTTAGCTCAGCTTCCTATCTGTTTGGCATAAACCTTGGCTTTTAA